The stretch of DNA TTCATCTAACAATTTTTCTAAAGAAAAAATAAGAAGCTTACGTATTCTCATAGTATCTTGATCCTTAAGTGGAAATACTTCATTTTCCAATGAAATTTTTCCTTCTTCAAGTAATAACCCCTTTTTCCAGCGCTTAAAACGATATAATTCAATTTCCTGGTGGAGGAATTCATCCAATAATGATGCTTCTTCGGTATCTTTATCAAAAAATACCCATTGATCATTAATGTATTCAATGGTCCCTTCAGTGAATGCTCGGGTTTGGTATTCTAAAAGTTTAGTGCGCTGCTGTCTATTCATAAAAAACCTCCATTTGATTTCCTCAACAATCTTTTTAGACATATTCTTCAATTTTTATAACTTAATGAGTGATATTTACCTATTTTTATACCATTCCAATATAATTCCCTATAGTAGGTTATTCGTATAAATGTCTTTCGGGTACAAAATGGATATGGCTAAATACCCAAATTAGATTTGTATTATGACAAAATATTATTGGTCAATTCTAATGTACGTAATTTGACGTAACAGGGGGAAAAAGGCTACTCTTAAAGAGTTGTGTATTTTATACTAGCAAATAGAAATTATTTATTGTTTTGATTTTGAAGGAGGAGGAGCGACGATGAAAAAAAGAGTATGGACTCTGATCTTAATCCCGTTGCTTCTTTTTTACGCCCTACCTGTAGGTGCTGTCGAAAAAGAAGATCGAAAATGGCAAGATGAATCCATCTATTTTTTAATGGTGGATCGCTTTAATAATGGGGATTTCAAAAATGATTTTCATGTTAATGTAAAAGATCCGAAAAGCTTTCACGGCGGTGATTTTCAAGGGATTATCGAAAAACTAGATTATATTAAGGATATGGGCTTTACAACCATTTTGCTGACACCTGTATTTGATAATGAAGATAAAGGGTACCATGGCTACTGGGTTAAAGACTTCTATAATACGGAAGAACATTTTGGAACAATAGATGATTTTAAAAAGCTCGTTCAGGAAGCCCATAAAAAAGATATGAAAGTGATGTTGAATTTTCCTCTTAGTCATGTTGGCCCAAATCATTCATGGATGAAGGAAGCTGACAAGAAGGATTGGTTCAATAATCAAGAGGGAAATCAACTAACAGATAGCGGTCAGCCCATTGTAAAGGATTGGTTAGAAGGTCTCCCTAAATTGAATCAAGAAAATCAGGAGCTTAAGAATTATTTAATTGATGCTGCAAAGTGGTGGATTTCCGAAACAAATATTGATGGTTATTATATAGATTCAGTTGATCAAGTATCCAAAAATTTTATGACTGATTTTGTCAAAGAGGTAAAAGCTGCAAAGGATAACTTCTATCTCCTAGGAGAAGTAAGCTCTCATGATCCTCAGAGGATTGCAGAATATCAAGGAACAGGAATGGATGGATTTATTGATTATCCTCTTACAGCATCATTAAGACCAGCTTTTGATCAAGTAGACAAATCTTTAGTTGAGATGAATAAGCAAAAAGAAGACTTGCTATCTACATATAAAAATCCATATTTAATGGGATCATCCATGGATAATCTCAATACAGTCCGCTTTACACATGATACAGTTGAGAAGAATCAACATCCAGGGCCAAGGTGGAAGCTAGCCTTAACTTATTTGTATACGACACCGGGAATTCCAGTTGTATACTATGGCAGTGAAATTGCATTAGAAGGCGGTGTGGGAGCAGATAATCATCGACAGATGGATTTCAGAACGGATAAGGACCTCATTGACTATATTACCAAACTTGGTGAACTGCGGAATAATTTCCCAAGCTTAACTAGGGGAGAAATGAAGTGGCTAGCTAATGAAGACGGTGTAACTGTTTATAAAAGAACATTTGAAAATGAAACCACTGTGATTGCAATTAATAATACGTCTGAGTCGCAAAATATTTCAATCAATGCTGATCAATTAGAAGATGATAAAGAGCTTCGGGGATTATTAACGAATGACCTTGTCAAAAGCAAAGATGGTCATTATGATCTTATTCTTGACAGGGAAGAAGCTGAGGTTTATGTTTTATCTCAAAAATCAGGTATCAATATCCCATATGTTACTGCTACAATTATCGTTTATGGAGCCTTTATTGTGTTTATTTTCATGGTTTGGAGAAGATCAAAAAGGAAGAGAGCGCAGGAAGAATAAGAAGATAAAGCCAAAGGATCAAGATCCTTTGGCTTTATTAAATAATATTTATTACTTTTCTCTAGTTAGAGAATTGTCTAGCTCCGAGCGCCATCGGTTCGAGGCCATAAGCCAATCCGTCAAGAAGGTTAAAGAACATCCTTCTCGCCGGCTCGTCTAATGCTTGAGTCCCGCAGGATGCGGGTCATGCAGACGTTGCCACAGGACGTGGCATTCTTTGTCTACGTTCCTTAGAGAGGGCGCTCTCCGCTTTTCTATCGATAATTTACAAATTGCACTTCAACGTTGAGGTCTGCTTCTTTTACGGCTGCAATGATTTTTTGAAGATCATCACGGTTTTTGCCAGTGACACGAATTTGGTCATCCTGAACCTGGCTTTTAACCTTTAAACCGCTGTTTTTAATAAGGGTATTGATTTTTTTTGCATCTTCTTTATCGATTCCTTGTGCAATTTTTGCTCTTTGGCGAACTGTTCCACCAGATGCTCCTTCGATTTTACCATAGTCCAGATTCTTTATTGGAATGCCCCTTCTAATCATTTTGCTAATTAGGACATCTTTAAGCTGGCCGAGCTTATACTCATCATCAGATATAAGCACGAGTTCCTCTTTATCAAGAGAAGCATTGCTCTTGCTTCCTTTGAAATCATAGCGAGTTTGAATCTCCTTCATTGCTATGTTAATTGCATTTGTAACCTCAGAAAAATCAACTTTGGATACAATATCAAATGAGCTTTCTTTAGACATGACTGCCTCCTTAGACATCCTTCTAATCAAAAGGTTCGAATAGATTCGGACTTTTTGATTAGAAGTTTTACTTTTACATTAATTATAGTAAAATATAGCAGTCTAAACAACATTAAGGATAATAGTGAAATTAAATATAATTGGGTGAATATGAAGGAGGAGCTAATATGGCTTTAAATGAATTTATTGGCCGTTCAGTTCAATTAAAGACTGAAAGACTTGCAGATTTTGGCTATTTTTTGACTGACGGCAATGAGGATGTTTTATTGCACAAAAACGATACAGATATGCATTTAGAGGAAGGGCAGGAAGTTGAGGTATTTCTTTATACGGATTCGAAGGGGCGAGTAGCCGCCACAACTCAAATTCCCGAAATAACAACGGACTCCTATGGATGGGCAAAGGTTAGTGATGTGAAGCCTGGAATAGGTGTATTTTTGAATATTGGTATTAATAAGGACATGCTGCTAGGAGAAGAAGATCTCCCTGTACATCGTTCTGTCTGGCCAATCGAGGGAGATATGCTTTACATTACCCTAAGAGTAAATAAAAACAATCGAATATATGTTAAATTAGCTACTGATCCTATTATTGAAGAAATTTCTGAAAAAGCAACAAGAAAAGATTTTAATAAAAATATTCATGGTTACATATATCGAACTGCTAAGGTCGGAAGCTGGTTATATTCAGCAGAAGGTTATAAGGGATTTATTCATGAATCTCAGAGGAAAACTGAACCACGTCTCGGTGAAAAAGTAGAAGGCAGAATCATTGATATTAAAGAAGATGGAACCATCAATGTTTCAATGTCACCTAGAAAACATGAAGCACTTGATCAGGATTCGGAAGTTATACTATCCTATTTGGCTTCACGTAACGGGGCTATGCCTTATGGAGATAAAAGTACGCCAGAAGATATAATGGATCGTTTTCAACTAAGTAAGGCATCATTCAAAC from Cytobacillus dafuensis encodes:
- a CDS encoding DUF2777 domain-containing protein is translated as MNRQQRTKLLEYQTRAFTEGTIEYINDQWVFFDKDTEEASLLDEFLHQEIELYRFKRWKKGLLLEEGKISLENEVFPLKDQDTMRIRKLLIFSLEKLLDEMNDDAFFQFITTLNSLQFSVHDCIYCYNQLSYLENSDRKSGVNIIVFDNQEHICNVQHHFSYFEKTNDRFEFTLNSGKRMVIEKISL
- a CDS encoding YajQ family cyclic di-GMP-binding protein, with amino-acid sequence MSKESSFDIVSKVDFSEVTNAINIAMKEIQTRYDFKGSKSNASLDKEELVLISDDEYKLGQLKDVLISKMIRRGIPIKNLDYGKIEGASGGTVRQRAKIAQGIDKEDAKKINTLIKNSGLKVKSQVQDDQIRVTGKNRDDLQKIIAAVKEADLNVEVQFVNYR
- a CDS encoding CvfB family protein, with amino-acid sequence MALNEFIGRSVQLKTERLADFGYFLTDGNEDVLLHKNDTDMHLEEGQEVEVFLYTDSKGRVAATTQIPEITTDSYGWAKVSDVKPGIGVFLNIGINKDMLLGEEDLPVHRSVWPIEGDMLYITLRVNKNNRIYVKLATDPIIEEISEKATRKDFNKNIHGYIYRTAKVGSWLYSAEGYKGFIHESQRKTEPRLGEKVEGRIIDIKEDGTINVSMSPRKHEALDQDSEVILSYLASRNGAMPYGDKSTPEDIMDRFQLSKASFKRALGRLMKDGKIYQEEGWTYIK
- a CDS encoding alpha-amylase family glycosyl hydrolase, which gives rise to MKKRVWTLILIPLLLFYALPVGAVEKEDRKWQDESIYFLMVDRFNNGDFKNDFHVNVKDPKSFHGGDFQGIIEKLDYIKDMGFTTILLTPVFDNEDKGYHGYWVKDFYNTEEHFGTIDDFKKLVQEAHKKDMKVMLNFPLSHVGPNHSWMKEADKKDWFNNQEGNQLTDSGQPIVKDWLEGLPKLNQENQELKNYLIDAAKWWISETNIDGYYIDSVDQVSKNFMTDFVKEVKAAKDNFYLLGEVSSHDPQRIAEYQGTGMDGFIDYPLTASLRPAFDQVDKSLVEMNKQKEDLLSTYKNPYLMGSSMDNLNTVRFTHDTVEKNQHPGPRWKLALTYLYTTPGIPVVYYGSEIALEGGVGADNHRQMDFRTDKDLIDYITKLGELRNNFPSLTRGEMKWLANEDGVTVYKRTFENETTVIAINNTSESQNISINADQLEDDKELRGLLTNDLVKSKDGHYDLILDREEAEVYVLSQKSGINIPYVTATIIVYGAFIVFIFMVWRRSKRKRAQEE